aaacaaaacccCAAGTGCTCAACTTCACATGTTAAACTAGAgaagcttttgagaaaagcgcatgtctctcacaactgccttatcatctgaatagtagtatatgagtcaaccatgcaccaagacctcaactacCTTATCAGACTTTGcttgctttgattatcaaaaacaagtttcaagggccataattccgaagtgcctaggccgatttggctagttatagaacttggccgaggacttattaacaaacatattttgttaaagtttggtgaagatcggatgagaaatgttcgacttaagagtgcggacaagctttgtgacagacagactgacacacacacacacagagtaaatcaatatgtctccaacaccactgtgtggtgggaggcATAATACTAATCCTATGAtctttgatgactctaggtcaaacaatttttgaaatagaCATGACACAAATTTGGACAGATAGACTGACATCCCAACAGGTAAGGGCAATTCTAAGGGCCCCcacaaaaaatttttgggggcataaaaacagctCACATTACTGCACAAGGCAGGATACAAATCAAGACAATCAGACACTGTAATATATTCAGGTgtcatacatatttattttaaccaatttaACATTATTAGTAGATGGGTCAAATATGTTTCCCTGCCTTTCAGCTTCCTGATATGTACACAATACTTGTTGCGGGGACCATCCCTGTATCAGAGCTGGAGTAAATGGATCCGGGGTGATCAAGTCTAAGTTCTCTATATCCATATTAGCAACAAGTCTGTGGGAATGTAACATCATTCTGTCTGGATCAGTATCTTGCCTGTTACTGTAGGTGTAGTCACCAACTATAGTATGTCCTATATAATCACAATGCACTCTCAACTGGTGTTGTTTCCCTGAAAATAATACAGtaatatacacttactgaatggcttgtcaGTCAATActcaaaactattaacaaatagttttgactgttaACCGTCAAGCTGTTTAATAAGTGTTCTATTAAATgacataaaaattaaattttcagttttgtcttTTAGACCAGCAGATATTGTCAAATACAGACTGGTGATATAGCCCAAGGTATGGACCAACCATTAATATAATGAATACaatataatgaaaattttcaacattttatctactCCAAAGACAGTCTTTCCCACAAAATTATCAAAACCATTGTGACAtgttgtaaaaaacaacaacaaatgagTTAATCAATGTGACCCTCCGTGCGTTATCTTACTGaaagtgggcacctgggtagaaccacccatcttccgttagccagctggatggcttccttacagtcatgaagaattcaatgtcctGAGTAAGGCTTGAAccaacatcagtgaggggcaagtgattcaaagtcatcaaccttaaccactcggccatagaggcCCAACATGTCTGTCTTATATTACTAAATTTCAGCATAAGACGGAAATATACGGTACTTGTGAGTGAAAGATGAAAGTGCTCCACTGAGTAATCCCTTTTCTAGacataaaatatttgtgtatCAATGTCTTTTACTTACCTGTGATTGGTTTAAGAACTACTTTTGTGACTGGTGCCCCATTGAATAATCCCTTCTCTAGACATAAAATATTGGTGTTTTAATGTCTTTTACCTACCTGTAATTGGTTTAAGAACCACTTTTGTGGCTGGTGCCCCATTGAATAATCCCTTCTCCAGACATATCAATAATGTTTGTGTTAGTTTTGGGTCTTTGCAAGCCGGGTGAGTGGACACACATCTTCTGCCTGGCCACTCATCATCTTGTAAATCTCCAGTAGGAACATCGATAAACACAAAGTCATCATTCACATGTCCGCGCACCTATACAAAAACATGATAGTTATgctttaacgaaaaaaaaaatctaataaatacTGTTGTTAGAGACAGTATCTTAAATTTCCAGTTAGAAAAACAACATGATAAAAAGCTGAGAAACTGATGTATTAGTTTTCCAAACTACCAACATATAATTCAACAATGCTTATGTATAATCTAAGACTTAAATAACCAACACTAATCTTAcacatttaatgaatattttgacattttcagtgaatttgttatttactttaaattaatagactttgcaagcaaagacaggaaataataaaaatagttacattatattaagcatatttagttcctttttcaacttgcatgtcatggtgctaaaatctcgccacttctccctaaaatctctccacttctccctaatcttagctgagggagaagtgacttctccctaacaTCTTAGTCTAGCTTAAGCCCTGTGTTATAGCTGTAACTGTAACTCCTGCTTTAGATAAACATTTATCAGGTACCTGTACCTATCAGGTATCAGTAATAAATCTAGATTTTAGTTACAGTTAACATGGTCAAAGGGAGATCACAACTGAGAAAATAAATGACCTTCTTCCTTGTTTAACATGCAATCAAATTAAGCCATGTTAGATGCTCTCTCAACAGTCCATGTGTCAACTGTTGTTTATTGCAGATTTTATCACTGctatttactttctttttttacatGACAAATTCAGCCATttcttgaaataatataaaatacttattcagggctccagataattttttttgcCTAATTTTTGTGAATTAggaaaatggtaaaatctgaaatttactaggagtaattttactcctgaaaatttgtaaatgtgaaaaaaagaaaacagttttataacatatttattaatttggtgtaacacccatgaatttgtttgcagttcagtttcaattcagcattcaagtttttgctttttgttctcCCTTGGCTTACTTTGGCTTAAAACATCGCTACTGAATCCAATAGGATACTCAATAtagctttaaatatgttttaatgatcgTTCTTGTTCGTTTAAAGATGcgtagagtgtttgttcactttttacaatcttagagacattttgttgtttactccacatcggaggttgatattttaaatcgacaccgctttaaaatacattaccgtaccatcaatattgttTCCCAACTATCTGATTTATGAATGCACTGGGTAAATAATATAGTTTAATTTTAAAGTACCATTCGATGCATGTGTACGTTctgtgtgggagaattaatgctgacgGTGCTTTGTTACATAAAGCCTTTAAATGGTTCAGATTTTGTTTaagctagtaaaaagtcattgcaggaGTTTCTGTACTTTCTTATATGTTTTTATACACTTAAAAATGATCGCACATGcctatatgcattatttcaaagcgtaatttatgctaatacacatcttatctggagccctgcttaTTTCCTATTTTTACGTATAAAATCGGAAAATATACTAGTACAAATGGCTTGCGTTAGTTTTCAATAAATGTTCAATAAGGCGCCACATTTAAAGAAGCACACTTTTCTGGTCATGCAATTATTTACACTTACCAGAGCTAGGTAATATTTCACAACACGTCTATATTGAAACTGGAAAGACAAGTGCTTTGCTGCATTCTTATTCAAAGCCAGACATAAAATTCCACTTGTAGCAAAGTCTAAACGATGGGTATATCTACAAGAGAAACAATGGCAACTAGTCAAGAGTCAAatgttacatcataattatatatagCTGGAACAAGAAAAAAGAACAGGGTCACTGGTAGACTGACTGTCATTTACAATGCACCTAACTTATGCAATGATGGACAAAAAAATGTAACTGGGAAAAGTTAACATTTACAGTTATAAGCTgttgctactaagttcagacatATACAAGGGATTTGTAATTGTATTCAATCACTGACCTAACAAGACAAGATTTTACTTGCTATATacatataacaatattgattctatatctatttttatttatccAATTGTGAACATTTAATTGCAACATGTGACCGTACAATATGGTAATGTATTTGATGCacgtgttaaaaaaaaaaaaaccctgtatttttttcccctatttGGATGGTTCAACAGTCACATGTTAAAcgtacgataaagcccgaaacacgcgaaaaatattccaaatgtaaatcgggtgaagtaggcactctatgtacagagtttgaatATGCatcttgaaaaaacaaaaaaatgcagaaatacaatattcaatgaaatataatatccTAGCGGCTCatttttctcagctgggtactcgtccaaatatatctccatattgtacagaacaatgttaaatcacctaatattattacatgtttttcattgaattatctaaatattagagtgaaatatatctaatattttcacagtgaaaaatatcaaatatatttttcactagtAGGAAACTATAAAAGGGGTGAATTTAGTGAAAACATAAAATgagaagaaaatgcttgttttacacaaaagatcaaaatatcaaaatatctttcactcatgaacaccatatcttacatttttactcatggctatgccacttgtgaaaatattgcatctggtgtaactgttcactcgtgaaagatatttcaatcttgcactgaaacaaacaaatatcctctatatataccatgattttgacaaaatgcacGAGTTATGGACTCATCTGATGATAATAAACAAGACTTAGCGTGCAAACTTTCAAAGCGACAGTTTTGCTCGGGTCAGTATTAAAAAACTTTGCGggcttttgtttttgaaagttcACTATACTATATtgatgtaaaaaaacaaaattacctgAATCCATGCATTACTTTCGGATCAACAAGCTCGGGAAACATTTTCCTAAGCTGCTGTTCCACAGTTATCTCTGCTGGGTCATTAAagttgattttgatatcataacCTTTGTTTATACATAAAAAGTTGGCACTTCTGTGAACAACTGTAGGCAAGTTTTTTTCCCTGTATCTTTCTTCAGAGTGTACCCTAGCAAGGTCCTGTGCTGCCATTCTGAATGCCTTCGACTGTCgacaaaataacttttttactGCAATGCaacaatacattaaataaaatacattgtcTGGTGtaacaatatttcacaaaaatattttaacacttaaAACCTACAAAATAAGATATCTCTAAATTGTGTGCAAGAATGACAAAAAAGCTTAGaactgatttctaagtcctttAAATAACCAActtgaaatttcataatataaagttttgtttaaagtatttttgagATCATTGTTAAGTAATCTCTCTAGAGAAATTAGGGCAATATTCATTTGTAATAGatgaataaatcatattaaaataaactaaatacatgAAGCAGTTAAATGCAGTTAGCTATTAACAATTTTTCACAAACAACAGAGCTTTAGGGTACAGAGGAtagttaacaaacttttccttcattctaattcaaagaaaacatactGAGTAGTTTTTCCTGTATATCAGAAGGAAAATGTtgtattctttttaaaacattcagcttttaataaaaaatcatctgttttcttttttctttgcacTGATTTAGTTAAATACATGATAGCTTTGGTAATTTTTCAATACCACATCAAAACACACTACGCAGgatttttactataaatcagaatattaacccttagcctcctgatggcaaattattctgcttttgcgaccagtgcagatcatgatcagactgcatggttccccattcagtcagtatctttttggtaagcacccctttcaacagttaatggtactgtccaaattgaaagatggacaagttcattgtagaaatttagcagggtaagggtttatgTATACTCTGTTCATAGATAGTCAgccttttaaatttctatcaaataatttttattcaCTGGCATTTTTTACATACAATTATGATTTTGTCAGTACAGGATAGCTTTGATTTTCATACATGTACCaggacatatgaaaaataacacagaAGAAGCCaagatttaaaatgtatgttagatTGTCT
The sequence above is a segment of the Mercenaria mercenaria strain notata chromosome 3, MADL_Memer_1, whole genome shotgun sequence genome. Coding sequences within it:
- the LOC123524720 gene encoding RNA pseudouridylate synthase domain-containing protein 1-like isoform X2 encodes the protein MAAQDLARVHSEERYREKNLPTVVHRSANFLCINKGYDIKINFNDPAEITVEQQLRKMFPELVDPKVMHGFRYTHRLDFATSGILCLALNKNAAKHLSFQFQYRRVVKYYLALVRGHVNDDFVFIDVPTGDLQDDEWPGRRCVSTHPACKDPKLTQTLLICLEKGLFNGAPATKVVLKPITGKQHQLRVHCDYIGHTIVGDYTYSNRQDTDPDRMMLHSHRLVANMDIENLDLITPDPFTPALIQGWSPQQVLCTYQEAERQGNIFDPSTNNVKLVKINMYDT
- the LOC123524720 gene encoding RNA pseudouridylate synthase domain-containing protein 1-like isoform X1, producing the protein MKKKLLLEVKKLFCRQSKAFRMAAQDLARVHSEERYREKNLPTVVHRSANFLCINKGYDIKINFNDPAEITVEQQLRKMFPELVDPKVMHGFRYTHRLDFATSGILCLALNKNAAKHLSFQFQYRRVVKYYLALVRGHVNDDFVFIDVPTGDLQDDEWPGRRCVSTHPACKDPKLTQTLLICLEKGLFNGAPATKVVLKPITGKQHQLRVHCDYIGHTIVGDYTYSNRQDTDPDRMMLHSHRLVANMDIENLDLITPDPFTPALIQGWSPQQVLCTYQEAERQGNIFDPSTNNVKLVKINMYDT